In Serratia marcescens subsp. marcescens ATCC 13880, a single genomic region encodes these proteins:
- the nhaB gene encoding sodium/proton antiporter NhaB — protein METTLRSALLKNFLGQSPDWYKLTILIFLAINPLVFFFASPFIAGWLLVAEFIFTLAMALKCYPLLPGGLLALEAVAIGMTSPAQVSQEIEHNLDVLLLLIFMVAGIYFMKQLLLFVFTKLLLNIRSKTLLSLAFCLAAAFLSAFLDALTVVAVVISVATGFYSIYHNVTSNRPDGDIGDDSDFTGEERKQTLEQFRAFLRSLLMHAGVGTALGGVMTMVGEPQNLIIAKNAGWGFIDFFLRMAPVTLPVLVCGLLVCWLVERFHLFGYGAQLPEAVRDVLKEYDRKATAGRSKQERLKLVMQALIGVWLVLALAFHLAEVGLIGLSVIVLATSLCGVNDEHAIGKAFQEALPFTALLTVFFTVVAVIIEQHLFSPVIQFVLRAEPASQLSLFYLFNGLLSSVSDNVFVGTVYINEARTALETGAIGLKQFELLAVAINTGTNLPSVATPNGQAAFLFLLTSALAPLVRLSYGRMVWMALPYTVVLTVVGLLCVQFTLEPATELLTQWHWLTLPSIDAVGH, from the coding sequence ATGGAAACAACCCTGCGTAGCGCCCTGCTCAAAAATTTTCTGGGGCAATCTCCCGACTGGTACAAACTGACCATTCTCATTTTTCTGGCGATCAACCCCCTGGTGTTCTTTTTCGCCAGCCCGTTTATCGCGGGTTGGCTGCTGGTGGCCGAGTTCATCTTTACCCTCGCGATGGCGCTGAAATGCTACCCGCTGCTGCCGGGCGGCCTGCTGGCGCTCGAGGCCGTGGCCATCGGCATGACCAGCCCGGCGCAGGTTTCGCAGGAAATCGAACATAATCTGGACGTGTTGCTGCTGCTGATCTTTATGGTGGCCGGCATCTACTTTATGAAGCAGCTGCTGCTGTTCGTGTTCACCAAGCTGCTGCTCAACATCCGTTCGAAAACGTTGCTGTCGCTGGCGTTCTGCCTGGCCGCCGCCTTCCTTTCCGCCTTCCTCGACGCGCTGACGGTCGTGGCGGTAGTGATCAGCGTGGCCACCGGCTTCTATTCCATCTATCACAACGTGACGTCAAACCGCCCTGACGGCGACATTGGCGATGACAGCGATTTTACCGGCGAAGAGCGTAAACAGACGCTGGAGCAATTCCGCGCCTTTCTGCGCAGCCTGCTGATGCACGCCGGCGTCGGCACCGCGCTCGGCGGGGTCATGACCATGGTGGGCGAGCCGCAAAACCTGATCATCGCCAAAAACGCGGGCTGGGGTTTTATCGATTTCTTCCTGCGTATGGCGCCGGTCACGCTGCCGGTGTTGGTGTGCGGCCTGCTGGTGTGTTGGCTGGTAGAACGTTTTCACCTGTTTGGCTACGGCGCGCAGCTACCGGAAGCGGTGCGCGACGTGCTGAAAGAGTATGACCGCAAGGCCACTGCGGGCCGTAGCAAACAAGAACGGCTCAAACTGGTGATGCAGGCGCTGATCGGCGTTTGGCTGGTGCTGGCGCTGGCCTTCCACCTGGCTGAAGTGGGGCTGATTGGCCTGTCGGTGATCGTCCTCGCCACCTCCCTGTGCGGCGTGAACGACGAGCACGCCATCGGCAAAGCGTTCCAGGAAGCGCTGCCGTTCACCGCGCTGCTGACGGTGTTTTTCACCGTGGTCGCGGTCATCATCGAGCAGCACCTGTTCAGCCCGGTGATCCAGTTTGTGCTGCGCGCCGAGCCCGCCTCTCAGCTTTCGCTGTTCTACCTGTTCAACGGCCTGCTGTCGTCGGTTTCCGACAACGTGTTCGTCGGCACGGTTTACATCAACGAGGCGCGCACTGCGCTGGAAACCGGCGCGATCGGGCTGAAGCAGTTCGAGCTGCTGGCGGTCGCCATCAATACCGGTACCAACCTGCCATCGGTCGCCACCCCTAACGGACAGGCGGCGTTTCTGTTCCTGCTGACGTCGGCATTGGCGCCGTTGGTGCGTTTGTCGTATGGCCGCATGGTATGGATGGCCCTGCCTTATACGGTGGTGCTGACGGTGGTTGGCCTGCTGTGCGTCCAGTTCACCTTGGAACCGGCGACCGAGCTGTTGACGCAGTGGCATTGGCTGACGCTGCCGTCCATCGACGCCGTCGGCCACTGA
- the dsbB gene encoding disulfide bond formation protein DsbB: MLQFFNRCSQGRGAWLLMALTALVLELVALYFQHVMLLQPCVMCIYERCALFGILGASLVGAIAPKTPLRYAAILLWIYSAWEGVQLAWKHTMIQLHPSPFNTCDFFVSFPSWLPLDKWLPAVFHASGDCSVRQWQFLTLEMPQWLVGIFGAYLLVALIVLVAQFVRPRRRDLFGR, encoded by the coding sequence ATGTTGCAATTCTTTAACCGCTGTTCACAAGGACGCGGCGCCTGGCTGCTGATGGCCCTGACAGCGTTGGTGTTGGAACTGGTCGCGCTCTATTTCCAGCACGTTATGCTGCTGCAGCCGTGCGTGATGTGCATTTACGAGCGTTGCGCGCTGTTCGGCATCCTCGGCGCCTCGCTGGTGGGCGCCATCGCGCCGAAAACTCCGCTGCGCTACGCGGCGATCTTGCTGTGGATCTACAGCGCCTGGGAAGGCGTACAGCTGGCGTGGAAGCACACCATGATCCAGTTGCATCCTTCGCCATTCAATACCTGCGATTTCTTCGTCAGCTTCCCGTCCTGGCTGCCGCTGGACAAATGGCTGCCGGCGGTGTTTCATGCTTCCGGTGACTGCTCCGTGCGTCAATGGCAATTCCTGACGTTGGAAATGCCGCAATGGTTGGTCGGCATCTTCGGTGCCTATCTGTTGGTGGCGCTGATTGTGCTGGTCGCGCAGTTTGTTCGCCCACGCCGCCGCGACCTGTTCGGCCGCTGA
- a CDS encoding aspartyl/asparaginyl beta-hydroxylase domain-containing protein: protein MPDTTLPPSSQRPFLRRMLLKAGKKFLRWNGEFQTRHSLISTTPRIGNHEFNWVTALEARWPAIREELDRLLEHPEDIPAFHQISPDQKRISKGDNWKTFGLFVYGQRVDENCAICPRTAEAVSEIPGMRTAMFSILKPHYHIVPHKGPTRAVVRAHLGLIVPKDRDKLWIRVDDQILHWDEGKVILFDDSYEHEVRNDTDELRAVLFLDVDRPMDKVGTAVNKLLFSLIKASPYVKQPLKNLANWHRRAKKA from the coding sequence ATGCCGGATACCACATTGCCGCCTTCGTCTCAGCGCCCCTTCCTGCGGCGCATGCTGCTCAAAGCCGGGAAAAAATTCCTGCGCTGGAACGGCGAATTTCAGACTCGCCATTCGCTCATCTCCACCACGCCGCGGATCGGCAATCATGAATTTAATTGGGTGACGGCGCTGGAAGCCCGTTGGCCGGCCATTCGCGAGGAGTTGGATCGGTTGCTGGAACACCCGGAGGATATCCCAGCGTTCCACCAAATATCACCGGATCAGAAACGCATCTCTAAAGGCGATAACTGGAAAACCTTCGGGCTGTTTGTCTACGGGCAACGGGTTGATGAAAACTGCGCCATCTGCCCGCGCACAGCAGAGGCGGTCAGCGAGATCCCCGGCATGCGCACCGCCATGTTTTCGATTCTTAAACCGCACTATCACATCGTGCCTCACAAAGGCCCGACTCGAGCCGTCGTGCGCGCGCATCTGGGATTGATCGTGCCAAAGGATCGGGACAAGCTCTGGATCCGCGTTGACGACCAAATTCTGCACTGGGATGAAGGCAAGGTGATTTTGTTTGATGATTCCTACGAACACGAGGTTCGCAATGATACCGACGAGCTGCGCGCTGTGCTGTTTCTCGATGTCGACCGGCCAATGGACAAAGTGGGCACGGCGGTGAATAAACTGCTGTTCAGCCTGATCAAAGCCAGCCCGTATGTGAAGCAGCCGTTGAAAAATCTGGCCAACTGGCATCGCCGCGCCAAAAAAGCGTGA
- a CDS encoding YcgN family cysteine cluster protein, with protein sequence MSQLAFWQQKTLAEMSEQEWESLCDGCGQCCLNKLIDEDTDEIYFTNVACNQLNIKSCQCRNYERRFELEEDCIKLTRENLTTFDWLPPTCAYRLIGEGKPLFPWHPLISGSKAAMHGERITVRHIAVRESEVVDWQDHILNKPDWAR encoded by the coding sequence ATGTCACAACTCGCTTTTTGGCAACAGAAAACGCTGGCGGAAATGTCAGAACAAGAGTGGGAATCGCTGTGCGACGGGTGCGGGCAATGCTGTTTGAATAAGCTGATCGACGAAGATACCGACGAGATTTATTTTACCAACGTAGCCTGCAACCAGCTCAACATCAAATCCTGCCAATGCCGTAACTATGAGCGGCGCTTCGAGCTGGAAGAAGACTGCATCAAACTGACGCGCGAGAACCTCACTACCTTCGATTGGCTGCCGCCGACCTGCGCCTATCGCCTGATCGGCGAAGGCAAGCCGCTGTTTCCCTGGCACCCGCTGATCAGCGGTTCCAAAGCGGCGATGCACGGCGAGCGCATCACGGTGCGGCATATTGCGGTGCGCGAGAGCGAAGTGGTGGACTGGCAGGATCATATCCTCAACAAGCCGGACTGGGCCAGATAA
- a CDS encoding fumarylacetoacetate hydrolase family protein, with protein sequence MYQHRDWQGSLLDFPVNKVVCVGSNYADHIKEMGSAASVEPVVFIKPETALCDIRQPVAIPKEFGAVHHEVELAVLIGTPLKQANEDRVARAIAGYGVALDLTLRDLQAGFKKAGQPWEKAKAFDGSCPMSGFIPVAEFGDPQNAELSLTVNDQLRQQGNTRDMITPILPLISYMSRFFTLRAGDIILTGTPQGVGPMASGDMLKISLNGKTLSTRVI encoded by the coding sequence ATGTATCAACATAGAGACTGGCAGGGTTCGCTGCTCGATTTCCCGGTGAACAAGGTGGTCTGCGTCGGCAGCAACTACGCCGATCACATCAAGGAAATGGGCAGCGCGGCGTCCGTCGAACCGGTGGTGTTTATCAAACCGGAAACGGCGTTGTGCGATATTCGCCAGCCGGTGGCCATCCCCAAAGAGTTCGGTGCGGTGCATCATGAAGTGGAGCTGGCGGTATTGATCGGCACACCGTTGAAACAGGCCAACGAAGATCGCGTTGCGCGGGCGATCGCCGGTTATGGCGTGGCGCTCGATCTGACGCTGCGCGATCTGCAAGCGGGCTTTAAAAAGGCCGGCCAGCCGTGGGAAAAGGCCAAGGCCTTCGACGGTTCCTGCCCGATGTCGGGATTTATCCCGGTGGCGGAATTCGGCGATCCGCAAAACGCCGAGCTGTCGTTGACCGTCAACGATCAATTGCGCCAGCAGGGCAATACGCGCGACATGATCACGCCAATCCTGCCGCTTATCAGCTACATGAGCCGCTTCTTCACGCTGCGCGCCGGCGACATCATCCTGACCGGCACGCCGCAGGGCGTGGGCCCGATGGCCTCCGGCGACATGTTGAAAATCAGCCTGAACGGCAAAACGCTCAGCACCCGGGTGATCTGA
- a CDS encoding lytic murein transglycosylase has translation MTRSARKTVLAAWLALGGVLMPGASQAAQETTLAASGRDPAQFPAYVDQLKRRAREQGISQATLDRAFAQIHFVDRVIKADRNQPEQKITLDDYLRRVMSPAKVRQGRERYRQRHTQWLRASERYRVPGRYIIALWGMESAYGKIQGREDVVSALATLAFEGRREAFFSQELMAALRIVEQGHVGDTPLKGSWAGAMGQCQFMPSSFLRYAADGDGDGRIDIWNNIDDVFASTASYLSKEGWQPGIGWGREVKLPAGFNPTELGLKDAQARSVNDWQKRGVRRVDGSALPHAVQRGWIIAPDDLQGRTFLVYDNFRTLMHWNRSYYFALAVGMMADAIGH, from the coding sequence ATGACACGTTCGGCGAGAAAGACCGTATTGGCCGCCTGGTTGGCGCTGGGCGGAGTGCTGATGCCCGGCGCATCGCAGGCGGCGCAGGAGACGACGCTGGCGGCGAGCGGCCGCGATCCGGCGCAGTTCCCGGCGTATGTCGATCAACTTAAACGCCGGGCGCGGGAACAGGGCATCAGTCAGGCGACTCTTGATCGCGCGTTTGCGCAAATCCACTTCGTCGATCGAGTGATCAAGGCCGATCGCAATCAGCCGGAGCAGAAGATCACCCTGGACGATTACCTGCGGCGGGTGATGTCGCCCGCCAAGGTGCGCCAGGGGCGAGAACGGTATCGGCAGCGCCATACGCAATGGTTGCGGGCCAGCGAGCGCTATCGGGTGCCAGGGCGTTATATCATCGCGCTGTGGGGAATGGAGAGCGCCTACGGCAAGATTCAGGGGCGGGAAGACGTGGTGTCTGCGCTGGCGACCTTGGCGTTTGAAGGGCGCCGTGAAGCTTTTTTCAGCCAGGAACTGATGGCGGCGCTGCGGATAGTCGAGCAGGGGCACGTCGGCGATACGCCGCTGAAAGGCTCCTGGGCCGGCGCGATGGGGCAATGCCAGTTTATGCCGAGCTCCTTCTTGCGCTACGCGGCGGATGGCGACGGCGACGGGCGCATCGATATCTGGAACAACATTGACGACGTTTTCGCGTCTACAGCCAGCTATCTGTCCAAAGAGGGCTGGCAGCCCGGCATCGGTTGGGGGCGCGAGGTCAAACTGCCCGCCGGCTTCAATCCGACCGAACTGGGCCTGAAAGACGCGCAGGCGCGCAGCGTCAACGACTGGCAGAAACGCGGCGTGCGCCGTGTGGATGGCAGTGCGTTGCCGCATGCCGTGCAGCGCGGTTGGATTATCGCGCCGGATGATCTGCAGGGGCGGACGTTCCTGGTCTATGATAATTTCCGCACCCTCATGCACTGGAATCGCTCTTACTATTTCGCCCTCGCCGTGGGTATGATGGCAGACGCGATCGGGCATTGA
- a CDS encoding YcgL domain-containing protein → MLCVIYRSPKRDQTYLYVEKKDDFSRVPEELMKSFGVPQFAMMLSLDERKKLASADIEKVKQALKDEGYYLQFPPPVENLLNQHLAGDKA, encoded by the coding sequence ATGCTTTGTGTGATCTATAGAAGCCCGAAACGCGATCAAACTTATCTTTATGTCGAAAAAAAAGACGATTTCTCTCGTGTGCCGGAAGAGCTGATGAAAAGTTTCGGCGTGCCGCAATTCGCCATGATGCTGTCGCTCGATGAGCGCAAGAAATTGGCCTCGGCGGATATCGAAAAGGTAAAGCAGGCGTTGAAAGACGAAGGCTATTATCTGCAGTTCCCGCCGCCGGTTGAAAACCTGCTCAATCAGCATCTGGCGGGCGATAAGGCCTGA
- the minC gene encoding septum site-determining protein MinC produces MSQSPIELKGSSFTLSVVHLHNSQPEVIRQALQEKVEQAPAFLKNAPVVINVATLEGDANWKELQQAVAAAGLRVVGISGCRDERQKRAIARAGLPLLSEGKGQKMAAPEPAPAPVVADNAPAKTRIISTPVRSGQQIYARNSDLIVTSSVSAGAELIADGNIHVYGMMRGRALAGASGDTQCQIFCTHLAAELVSIAGQYWLSDQIPSDYVGQAVRLSLLDNALTIQPLN; encoded by the coding sequence ATGTCACAATCGCCAATTGAGCTAAAAGGCAGCAGTTTTACCCTATCGGTTGTTCATTTGCATAATTCGCAGCCCGAGGTAATACGCCAGGCGTTACAGGAAAAAGTTGAGCAAGCGCCCGCTTTTCTGAAAAACGCTCCTGTTGTTATCAACGTCGCAACGCTGGAAGGCGATGCGAACTGGAAAGAACTTCAACAGGCTGTCGCGGCGGCAGGTCTGCGCGTTGTGGGTATCAGCGGTTGCAGAGATGAGCGTCAAAAGCGCGCGATAGCCCGCGCCGGGCTGCCGCTGCTGAGCGAAGGCAAAGGCCAGAAAATGGCGGCGCCGGAGCCTGCGCCAGCGCCCGTGGTGGCGGATAACGCCCCCGCCAAAACGCGCATCATCAGTACGCCTGTCCGTTCCGGCCAACAGATTTACGCCCGCAACAGCGATCTTATCGTGACCAGCAGCGTCAGCGCCGGCGCCGAACTGATTGCCGACGGCAATATTCATGTCTACGGCATGATGCGCGGTCGCGCACTGGCAGGCGCGTCAGGCGACACGCAATGTCAGATTTTTTGCACCCACCTGGCGGCTGAGCTAGTCTCTATCGCAGGGCAGTACTGGTTGAGCGACCAAATCCCGTCCGATTACGTCGGGCAGGCCGTACGACTCAGCCTGTTGGATAACGCTTTAACCATACAACCTTTAAATTAA
- the minD gene encoding septum site-determining protein MinD, which yields MARIIVVTSGKGGVGKTTSSAAIATGLAQKGKKTVVIDFDIGLRNLDLIMGCERRVVYDFVNVIQGDATLNQALIKDKRTENLYILPASQTRDKDALTREGVEKILNDLGEMDFDFVVCDSPAGIETGALMALYFADEAIITTNPEVSSVRDSDRILGILSSKSRRAEKGESPIKEHLLLTRYNPGRVSRGDMLSMEDVLEILRIPLVGVIPEDQSVLRASNQGEPVILDAESDAGKAYDDTVCRLLGEERPFRFIEEEKKGFLKRLFGG from the coding sequence ATGGCACGCATTATTGTTGTTACATCGGGTAAAGGGGGCGTTGGCAAGACCACTTCGAGCGCGGCCATCGCTACCGGCCTGGCCCAGAAAGGCAAGAAAACCGTCGTGATCGATTTCGATATCGGTCTGCGTAATCTTGACCTGATCATGGGCTGCGAACGTCGGGTAGTTTATGATTTCGTGAACGTGATTCAGGGCGATGCCACGCTGAATCAGGCGTTGATCAAAGACAAACGCACTGAAAACCTCTATATCCTGCCGGCTTCGCAGACACGCGACAAAGACGCGTTGACCCGCGAAGGCGTTGAAAAAATCCTCAACGATCTCGGCGAGATGGATTTTGACTTCGTGGTCTGCGACTCACCGGCCGGTATCGAAACCGGTGCGCTGATGGCGCTGTATTTCGCCGACGAAGCTATCATCACCACCAACCCGGAAGTGTCTTCGGTACGCGACTCCGACCGTATCCTGGGCATTCTCTCTTCCAAATCACGCCGCGCCGAGAAAGGCGAATCGCCTATCAAGGAACACCTGCTGCTGACCCGTTATAACCCGGGCCGCGTCAGCCGTGGCGACATGCTGAGCATGGAAGACGTGCTGGAAATCCTGCGCATTCCGCTGGTGGGCGTGATCCCGGAAGACCAGTCCGTGCTGCGCGCTTCCAACCAGGGTGAGCCTGTCATTCTGGATGCCGAGTCAGACGCCGGTAAGGCGTATGACGATACCGTTTGCCGCTTGTTGGGGGAAGAACGCCCATTCCGCTTCATTGAAGAAGAGAAGAAGGGTTTCCTGAAACGCCTTTTTGGGGGATAA
- the minE gene encoding cell division topological specificity factor MinE, with amino-acid sequence MALLDFFLSRKKQTANIAKERLQIIVAERRRGDSEPPYLPDLKRDILAVICKYIQIDPEMLHVQFEQKGDDISVLELNVTLPESEEAAK; translated from the coding sequence ATGGCCTTATTAGACTTCTTTCTGTCCCGCAAAAAACAGACAGCCAATATAGCCAAGGAACGGCTGCAGATTATCGTCGCAGAGCGTCGCCGCGGGGACAGTGAGCCCCCGTATCTGCCTGATCTAAAACGCGATATTCTGGCGGTTATTTGCAAATACATTCAGATCGATCCTGAAATGCTGCACGTGCAGTTCGAGCAGAAAGGGGACGATATTTCGGTACTTGAACTTAACGTGACATTGCCGGAATCGGAAGAAGCAGCTAAATGA
- the rnd gene encoding ribonuclease D has product MNYQLITTDAGLQQVCEQARKHAQIALDTEFVRTRTYYPQLGLIQLYDGEQLSLIDPLPIKQWQPFVDLLADTAVVKFLHAGSEDLEVFLNAFKTLPTPMVDTQILAAFTGRPLSCGFATLVAEYMKVELDKSESRTDWLARPLTERQCVYAAADVFYLLPMAKQLVQETEEAGWTAAANNECLLLCQRRSEALAPEVAYREISNAWQLRPRQLGCLQKLAEWRLRQARERDLAVNFVVREENLWQVARYMPSSLGELDSLGLSGPEIRYHGKTLLALVAEAEALEESELPAPLANLIDQPGYKKVFKDIKAAIATVSEQSGLSSELLASRRQINQLLNWHWKLKDGESRPELISGWRGDLLMAPLQDILKDY; this is encoded by the coding sequence TTGAATTATCAGTTGATCACTACCGATGCCGGATTGCAGCAGGTCTGCGAGCAGGCGAGAAAGCATGCCCAGATTGCGCTGGACACCGAGTTTGTCAGAACGCGCACCTACTATCCGCAGTTGGGCCTGATCCAGCTCTACGACGGTGAACAACTCTCCCTTATCGATCCTCTGCCGATCAAGCAATGGCAGCCGTTTGTCGACCTGCTGGCCGACACCGCCGTGGTGAAGTTCCTGCATGCCGGCAGTGAAGATCTCGAAGTGTTTCTCAACGCCTTTAAAACGCTGCCGACGCCGATGGTCGATACCCAGATCCTGGCGGCGTTCACCGGCCGGCCGCTCTCCTGCGGCTTCGCGACGCTGGTGGCGGAGTACATGAAGGTTGAGCTGGACAAGAGCGAGTCGCGCACCGACTGGCTGGCGCGCCCGCTGACCGAAAGGCAATGCGTGTACGCGGCCGCCGACGTGTTCTATCTGCTGCCGATGGCTAAACAGCTGGTGCAGGAGACCGAAGAGGCCGGTTGGACCGCGGCGGCCAATAACGAGTGCCTGCTGCTGTGTCAACGCCGTAGCGAGGCGCTGGCGCCGGAAGTCGCCTACCGCGAAATCAGCAATGCCTGGCAGCTGCGCCCGCGTCAGCTCGGTTGTTTGCAGAAGTTGGCGGAATGGCGCCTGCGCCAGGCGCGTGAGCGCGATCTGGCGGTGAACTTCGTGGTGCGTGAGGAGAACCTGTGGCAGGTGGCGCGCTATATGCCGTCTTCGCTGGGAGAACTGGATTCTCTGGGGCTGAGCGGGCCGGAGATCCGTTATCACGGCAAAACGCTGCTGGCGCTAGTGGCGGAGGCCGAAGCGCTGGAAGAGTCCGAGTTGCCGGCGCCGTTGGCCAACCTTATCGATCAGCCGGGCTACAAGAAGGTGTTCAAAGACATCAAGGCGGCGATCGCTACCGTCAGCGAGCAAAGCGGGTTGAGCAGCGAGCTGCTGGCATCCCGTCGCCAAATTAACCAATTGCTGAACTGGCATTGGAAACTGAAGGACGGCGAAAGTCGCCCTGAATTAATCAGCGGCTGGCGCGGCGATTTATTAATGGCGCCGTTACAGGACATCCTGAAAGATTATTAA
- the fadD gene encoding long-chain-fatty-acid--CoA ligase FadD yields MDKVWLKRYPADVPAEIDADRYSSLIEMFEHAVQRYADQPAFINMGEVMTFRKLEERSRAFAAYLQNELGLKKGDRVALMMPNLLQYPIALFGILRAGMVVVNVNPLYTPRELEHQLNDSGASAIVIVSNFAHTLEKVVFNTQVKHVILTRMGDQLSAAKGTLVNFVVKYVKRLVPKYNLPDAISFRSALQRGRRLQYVKPDIINADLAFLQYTGGTTGVAKGAMLTHRNMQANLEQAKAAYSPLFREGQELVVTALPLYHIFALTVNCLLFIDLGGRNLLITNPRDIPGLVKELGKYPFTAMSGVNTLFNALLNNEEFHKLDFSTLRFSVGGGMSVQKAVAEKWEKTTGKHLLEGYGLTECAPLVAGNPYDLKHYSGSIGLPVPSTDIRLVDDNGHDVPPGEPGELWVKGPQVMLGYWQRPEATDEVLKDGWLATGDVVTVDEQGFVRIVDRKKDMILVSGFNVYPNEIEDVVSQHPKVLECAAIGVPSEASGETVKICVVKKDASLTKEELLTHCRRHLTGYKVPKIVEFRDELPKSNVGKILRRELRDELKTPKPADAA; encoded by the coding sequence TTGGATAAGGTCTGGTTAAAACGGTATCCGGCAGATGTGCCCGCAGAGATTGATGCCGATCGCTATTCGTCGTTGATCGAAATGTTTGAGCATGCCGTGCAGCGCTATGCCGATCAGCCCGCCTTTATCAATATGGGCGAGGTGATGACCTTCCGCAAACTGGAAGAACGCAGCCGGGCTTTCGCGGCTTACCTGCAAAATGAACTGGGCCTGAAGAAGGGCGACCGCGTCGCGCTGATGATGCCTAACCTGTTGCAATACCCCATCGCCCTGTTCGGCATTCTGCGCGCCGGCATGGTGGTGGTCAACGTCAACCCGTTGTATACCCCGCGAGAGCTGGAACACCAGTTGAACGACAGCGGCGCCAGCGCCATCGTCATCGTCTCCAACTTTGCCCATACGCTGGAAAAAGTGGTGTTCAACACTCAGGTCAAGCACGTGATCCTGACGCGCATGGGCGATCAGCTGTCAGCCGCCAAAGGCACGCTGGTCAACTTCGTGGTCAAATACGTCAAGCGCCTGGTGCCCAAATACAACCTGCCGGATGCCATTTCATTCCGCAGCGCGCTGCAGCGCGGCCGCCGTCTGCAATATGTAAAACCGGACATCATTAATGCCGATCTGGCCTTCCTGCAATACACGGGCGGCACCACCGGGGTGGCGAAGGGCGCGATGCTGACGCACCGCAATATGCAGGCCAACCTCGAGCAGGCCAAAGCCGCCTATTCGCCGCTGTTCCGCGAAGGGCAGGAACTGGTGGTGACGGCGTTGCCGCTGTATCACATTTTCGCGCTGACGGTGAACTGCCTGCTGTTTATCGATCTGGGCGGGCGCAATTTGCTGATCACCAACCCGCGCGATATTCCGGGGCTGGTGAAGGAGTTGGGTAAATACCCGTTCACCGCCATGAGCGGGGTGAATACCTTGTTCAATGCGTTGCTGAACAATGAAGAGTTCCACAAGCTCGATTTCTCTACGCTGCGTTTCTCGGTCGGCGGCGGCATGTCGGTGCAAAAAGCGGTGGCCGAGAAGTGGGAAAAAACTACCGGTAAACACCTGCTGGAAGGCTATGGCCTGACGGAGTGCGCGCCGCTGGTGGCCGGTAACCCTTACGATCTGAAACACTACAGCGGCAGCATCGGCCTGCCGGTGCCGTCGACGGACATTCGGTTGGTGGACGACAATGGCCACGATGTGCCGCCGGGCGAACCGGGCGAACTGTGGGTCAAAGGGCCGCAAGTTATGTTAGGCTATTGGCAGCGCCCGGAAGCCACCGACGAAGTGCTGAAAGACGGCTGGTTGGCGACCGGTGATGTGGTGACCGTGGACGAGCAGGGGTTTGTGCGCATCGTCGATCGCAAGAAAGACATGATCCTGGTCTCCGGTTTCAACGTTTACCCGAACGAGATCGAGGATGTGGTCAGCCAGCATCCGAAAGTGCTGGAATGTGCGGCGATCGGCGTGCCCAGCGAGGCCTCTGGCGAAACGGTGAAGATCTGCGTGGTGAAGAAAGACGCCTCGCTGACCAAGGAAGAGCTGTTGACCCATTGCCGTCGGCACCTGACCGGGTATAAAGTGCCTAAAATTGTTGAGTTCCGCGATGAACTGCCGAAGTCTAACGTCGGCAAGATTTTGCGGCGAGAACTGCGCGATGAGCTAAAAACGCCGAAGCCGGCCGATGCCGCCTAG
- a CDS encoding Slp family lipoprotein, with protein sequence MLIRTASKKLSLLAVACGALVLSGCVTVPDAIKGSSPSPVTQLSSVQNAPNLFTGAEARFGGTVVNVANEQGRTVLEIAAVPLDSGARPILGEPSRGRLLATVNGFLEPVDFKGQLVTVVGAITGLKEGRIGMTPYRFVTMNVTGFKRWHLVQQVVMPPAPMGPWGWRGGPWGPGWGAGYGWYNPGPAQVQTIVTE encoded by the coding sequence ATGTTAATCCGCACTGCAAGTAAAAAGCTGTCGCTGCTGGCCGTCGCCTGCGGCGCGCTGGTTTTATCCGGGTGCGTCACCGTACCGGATGCGATCAAAGGCTCCAGCCCTTCGCCGGTGACTCAGCTTTCCTCGGTACAAAATGCACCCAACCTGTTTACCGGCGCGGAAGCCCGTTTCGGCGGCACTGTGGTAAACGTCGCCAACGAACAAGGGCGCACGGTGCTGGAGATTGCGGCGGTGCCGCTCGACAGCGGTGCGCGGCCGATACTGGGCGAACCGTCGCGCGGCCGCTTGCTGGCCACGGTAAACGGCTTCCTCGAACCGGTCGATTTCAAAGGCCAGCTGGTGACCGTCGTCGGCGCCATTACCGGCCTGAAAGAGGGGCGAATCGGCATGACGCCGTATCGCTTCGTGACGATGAACGTGACCGGTTTCAAACGCTGGCATCTGGTGCAGCAGGTGGTGATGCCGCCTGCGCCAATGGGCCCCTGGGGCTGGCGCGGAGGTCCGTGGGGACCCGGTTGGGGCGCAGGCTATGGCTGGTACAACCCTGGCCCGGCACAGGTGCAAACCATCGTAACCGAGTAG